The Camelina sativa cultivar DH55 chromosome 14, Cs, whole genome shotgun sequence genome includes a window with the following:
- the LOC104742563 gene encoding uncharacterized protein LOC104742563: MIGVNIVSEDRKKKLNTVRKTMEKLKSVFDKKKPNHHEEDSSQTSPYLTKALNEDLSYELFKTQQKLDQRNFILQKQDDIRQGQEEKMKNLTEEIKDLNSNTFVLHMLNKETKGTNSWYTPI; the protein is encoded by the exons atgattGGTGTCAACATAGTTTCTG aagatagaaagaaaaaactgaacACGGTGAGAAAGACGATGGAAAAACTCAAATCTGTATTCGATAAGAAGAAACCtaatcatcatgaagaagacTCAAGTCAGACTTCACCATATTTAACCAAAGCTTTAAACGAG GACCTATCATATGAGCTGTTCAAAACCCAGCAGAAGTTGGATCAGAGAAATTTTATCCTT CAAAAACAAGATGATATTCGTCAAGgccaagaagagaagatgaaaaacCTAACGGAGGAGATTAAAGATTTGAACAGCAACACATTTGTTTTACAT ATGCTTAACAAGGAAACAAAGGGAACGAATTCATGGTATACACCAATTTGA